The nucleotide sequence ATAACATCACAAAACTTTGGGGCCGGGGGGATGGCTTCCTTCCTGTTTTTCCGGCCAAACAAACAGATGACCGCGACGAAATTTCACAGCAATAGGACCTTACGGTAAGTTTCCTGTATGTAAACCCGTTCGAGGAGATGAATACTTCATTCACAACTCACAATGCTTTGATGCCATCGTTGCGCCCGAAAAAACCCTATGGGAGGCTGTGGCACCAACACTTTCTCTCTATTCAACCGGGTGGTTCCAACTTCATCTCATTGAGACAAGACTCGACCGACATTGGGCTCCTTCGAATTTTTAAAGCTTCTTATAACACTGTCTTACTGCAGCCATTCGTCGTATATTTACGGATCGATCACCACATTGAAACCTGTTGTGCAATCATTGGAACCCACCTCGACATATATAGAATCCCAGAAGTCCCGAGAAGCAAATTAGGCCCGGAAAGAGTATGTCACAATGAGGTGTCAATCACTTGAATACAAGGTGGCAAAGTCTTTCATCATCTCCTTCATGTGCTGTGACAAGAAATCATAACTATTAACTTGACATTGCCAGAAGAGGTTGCTGCAACATAAGCTTTACTTATCGATGGCCTAATAACAGAAAATACATGAGACACAAATTCACCAGTTTTGGATTAATAacctttaattcttcatgaagCACAACAAATATTCTCTTCAGCCTCTTATGTCTCTGCATAAGTTGAATTATAAAAGGTCAgatgagaaattaagaaaagCCAATATAGATAATGCATACTGTATTATACAGTTAAACTTGCATAAAGGAAAACACTCTCTTTTTTGATAAGCACTGCTATTACCAACTTCAATGAGATTCACATCACATTGTTAAAAGATTATTTAGGAAGTGTGGCACTCTTGAGCATGGTGCCCTTGACATGAAGAGAGTGGCAATCACCCATCCTTATGCTCAAGCATTAGGATAAAAATAGATGCCAAATGATGCAATCATTATGCTCAAGCAAGTTCCTGAGTTGAAAACAGATTCAGCAAGCaacaaaatctcccaaaagTAACTCTAAAACCATAGTTTTTAACACCAACAGAGGCGTATCCACGTGTGAGCTGGCCTGAGCTGAAGCACAGGGCagcccacaattaaaaataatttttaatataaaaaataatttttaataataaattagtcaaaaaaaaattacagcctACCCCAAAATCTATGATGTACAGTTCtacatctcaaaaaaaaatttcaacctcCCCCTACATAAATTTCTGCGTCTGCCCCTGAACACCAATAATCATCACCCGTGTAAACTAGCTAAGGTGTAGACACTGAAGCACATACAGTGTGTTGTCCTAAAAGAGGAAGATCAACAGTTCAGAATACAATAACAGGTTGGGAGAATGGAGATCGTGAAGAATATAATAGGAATTGAAGAATATAGGGGAACATAATATTTGATTAGTAAAAAATCTCATCATGGATTTGGCCGATGCATCAAGCTTTGCACAAGGactttgtatgagaaagagaaacaacAATGAAGCTCACCGTTCCACACTGACGATATGATTCCTTCAATTGGTTCACAATGTTGTAATATTTTCCCATATCCCTCTCTCTAGCAATTGCAAGGTCCTTTCCcagtttttcaaattcaatccTGCAACAAACAAAACCATGCCACCTTAACCAACATGAACTTATATCCATAAACCCAAAGCAACTTCAATAGAACAATTACTAACAAAGCAGAAGTCCCAAAACCTAGAAATGAGCAAATGAACTTGCATAATACCTGTAGCCCTCTAGGATCTTGTTCAATGAGCAGTAGCTATCATACTTCTCACAAAACTCCTGCACATACTCATTATACCTAAAGATTCACAAAGGcaaataaaacagaaaaaagaTGAGCAGAATAATTTTAGATGAGACCATAACTATAGAAGATAGAAAGGCAAAATAAAGCAGTATACTGATATTAATTACAGTAAGAAAGCACTGTGAGTACTTACTGATTGATGTCCTTTATTGGTCCCTTAAGCTCAGGCTCCTCCTTTTCATACTTAGAATATGAGCAACTATTCTCATCGGAAGAAGATTCCCTCCTCTTTACATTCCCTTCATTACTCTCAGTTAAAGAAGTATCCTTCCTTGTATCACTTAATTCCGCCAACATATTTGATTTCTGTGTTCGACTTTCTTTCATAGGATGAGAAATTGGTCCTCGCTTGGTATCATACTGTTGCGGTGCACTGGAAGATGCTTTCCTATTAGTATCTCCATAGCCTTCTATACCAGTCGCCTGGCTTACTCTAGCTTCATTTTGTCTAGGCTTACCACTCATATCTGCTAATTTATATGCATCAAGTTCACGATCTACTCTTGATAGGTGCTGTAGGGCTTGTGACTGAGATTTCCCAACCCTATGGTGCTGCAGTCTATTTATATCTTCAGTATGATGTTCAGGAGTCTTTTTAGATAAACCCTCCAGGTTGTTGGGGACCCCTACCCTAGAATGAGGCGGGGACAGCTTTCTCGAGTCAACAGATGTTTTTCCAGTAAGTTTCCCCTTACTTGTATCTAAGTTCCAGTAATCTGAAGAGCTTGTTCTGTTCTCAGATTGTTTAAATGaactttttctttcaaattcttTCTTAAACCCAGGAGTTTCCTCCAGCAAAGGCTCACGAAGTTCACCCAACTCCAAGTCTGAAAGCTCTCTCTGAAGTATTTTGCTTCTCCCATTTAAGATGGAAGATCTTTCCACATCAATTCTTTCATTGTCCTTTAGTGAATACCCCATGCGAGAATTTGAAACTTCTCCAGCCTCCTTAAGCTTCCCCCCTGGGGGTTCCCCATGTTTCCCATAAAAAGTAGAGTCAAGGTACATTGAGTGTGTGTCTGCAAAAGCACCTTCCTTGGAATTTCTTGGCATGTTTTTCTCTTTAGTATAACAATTCTCATCTTGAATTTCACTACAAATGTTATCTTTCTGGATTGGTAAACCATCATTGAAATGACGATTCCTTTCAGTAACGCCATGTCCATATCCCAAATTTTCAGCATGTATTCCATGTCTTTCTGCTGATTCAGGAACCCTCACCCGTGCAATGACGTCAACAGGCCTTCTTCCTGAATTTTGAGAATCCAAACTAGATTTGCCAAAGCTTCCTTGGTTGTAGCCCTTCTGTATATCAGAATCAGCATTTCCATCCCTAGATGTTTTATTCATCATTTGAGTGGAATTACCCTTGTAAGGGTCTTCAATGACCCTATCAGGAGATAGTCTCTGAGGAGACTCTGAGAAGAAGGAATCTCTACCCCGGAAGGCTTTTGGTTGAGGCAAGCTTCCAGATTTCAATCTTTTTGCATGGTCAAGTTTCTCAACATGGCGCATCGAATCAGAGCTCCTTTTAGATTTTCCTCTAGACAACCTCTCGGAACTACCAGTCTGCTCATGCTTAAACCCATCCTTAGCAGTACTTTCACTTTCACCAAACAAAATTCCTGTGTAAACTTGATTCTCTGGGCATTCTTGGTTACCAGGTGAAAAAGGTCTAATGTCTCTTAAAGGTTTCTCACCTTCTCTATTAGAAATCAAATTGACAGCTGTTTCAGTTTGTTGAACATCATCAGGCGAGTCTTTCTCAATCTCAACCACATCAGAACTATTTGCATCTTGCTTCTCATCAATTCCATTTTGTACAGGCACACTGTCAGATGTCCTCCAAGGAATTGGTGATACTGAAACCCCTGGTTCAGATTTTGGCTTCAATTCCTTGTCATCATCACTTGTCATAATGTCCACATCCTCATCAGGGCCTTGTTTGCTATTAGAAGAGGCATCTGTTTCGCTATCACTGCTACTTGCACTCCCGCTTCCCGCTGGGCTCCTACTTTTGCTTCTGCTTCTACTATGGCTTCCACTGTCACTTCCGCTATCACTGCTATCACTTTCACTATCACTGTCACTTCCACTGTCATTAGAGCTACCTGCTGGGCCTTCACTATTGTCAGAAACCTTTTTGTCACCAAAAATATCAGGAGAATGATTTTGAGTATCAACTTTTTCTGGGGACTTCTGTTCTCCAAGTTTAGGGTTCAACCCTGCCTGCCTATCAAATTCCTTGGTAGGGACTTTCTCTTCAAAGTTCCGTGTGGCAGCAGAAGCATCATCCTGTTTGTTTTCAGGGGCAGGTGTTCGATGACGATCATATTCAGGAGAACTGCAAAGAGAGAACATTAAACCAAAGAACTATGGCAGCATGAATTCCCCAATGCACAGCTTAACACCATGAATATAACATCATGAATATGCATAgcttaacaatatatatatatattttcctgaAGATTAATGGCATCCCTTCCAAGTTGGCTGTCATGTGACCTTGATATTTACAAGCTTGAAGTACAAAGGTCTCACTGAATTTGAAAGTTAATAGaacgaaaacaaaaatagagaaaattgctTCAAGAAGTGAGCTGCAAAAGTTGATACAAACAGAAAACAAGAAAGGCCAGAATGTAACAGAACCTGAGTAATTCACCATTTACACGTCATATAGTCAATAAAGTCCATGAGTACTTTAGTGAAAAAAGATGGTCAATCAATAGTAACAGATAGAATTTGCAATAATTATGCCAACAATGAATGGGGAAAACAAAAGGACAGAATAAAATCAGGATATCCTGAAATTTCATCCAAAACCTGCCACtatgaaatcaaattaaagatGAAAGGGTACATAATAACGACACAGACAATCTAATGACTTAAAAAGAAGTatggtaaaataaattaataaaatttgcagGTCATCCTATGTTGAGGACAGGATTATGACTTCACATGCAGttatttttcttatcttcaatCAGTTCAGCCTTTTCATTTGAtggataataaatatatagtgaTGACCAAACAATGAATAGAAGTACCTGGTTTCTGCCTTTTAGTGACTACAACTCActaagatataataaaatacaaaactgtTAGCATTTGAGGAATCGGACTAATTAAAAGCAAAACTGTTTACCTTCCACTTTCTGACAAAGGTTTCTTGAGGTGTTCCAACTCCACTCCTTGTTTCAAAAAATATCTTCCTGGGGCTTGGAAAGTTGCGATCTGATGTTCAAAATTAAATGAGAACACATAAAGTCATTAACTGTTCTTACAAATAACTGCATCAAGGATTTCCACCacttactttttttattatggGCTCAATTTTCTTCACAGAGTTCGGTATTTTATCACCAATGGCTTTCTCCAATGCCTacaatatacacacacacaaaaaaatacaGGAGGAAAACGAAATTACAAGGTTATGTAATAAAGAATGAATGAACATAATGTGATATACTTAAGATGTCTTAACAGAATATATGGATTACTCACAGCACATAATTTGATGAAAAGTAGTTTGAATTTATGATTTATCCATGCACTAACCTTAACACTCATACCCTTGGGGTTCTCCTTGAGGAGCGAAATCAGCATGCTCTGCAAATCTGTTGGTTTAGCCCCTAAGTTCCCCCTACTCCCTGGCTTTACCCTTGCTGCTCCACTAGTGGCCCTATTGGGCATTTCTTTCTCAGAGCGGGTACTGTTCTCTTTGGTGTTCACCTGAATGGGCATAACCTCTTCTATACCAGTGTGACCTTTGGTATGATTTCCAGTTCCCAATGGAGATGCTGGAGCACCAGAATGCTCAGGCGGTGAAGGTAGAGGAGAAACTGATGGCCTACCCTTTGCAGGAGTTGTGGCAGGCAAACCAGATTTAAAAGCAGCTTTAGGAGGACCTCCAATGGTAACTGATGCAAAAGAATAATGGAGGTAGGCAAATTACAGCAGTTGAGGAAAATATAGAAAGAAGCACTGAGTCAAAGTAGCTGCTTAAACTGAAACTGAATTGCCAAAGTAAGCATGTGcaagttttgaaaatagaacAATCAGGAAACATTGATCCATAATAGCTACCTGTATGTGTTTCAACTTTCCTCTTTTTGAATTCAGGTTCCTTTTTCATGAAAGGCTTCCTCCACGGGTTAGCTAGAAACAAGGAAACCATGTTAGGTAGCTCACAATCATGTCAAAATTTTGCAATGTGGATTCTAACATAGAAAGtaataacataagaattcatTTAAACCAAAGTACGAGACCAGAAATAATGAGGAGACCCATAATCCAACATCTAAAATGTAGAAGAATCAGCTTCTTCACCCCTATATGAAAATCCTCTTCCTCGAATACTATGAAGGAAAACAACAGTTTTTCTAATATGGACTTCATTATTACCATTTAGACAATAAAACTAGATCAAGAACCCTCAGTTCATAGATCAACAAGATCTTGCATAGCCAAATGCATTCAGGCTAGTTGAATATCTTGCATCTTCAAATAAATGCAGATTAATTAGTGGAACCAGTAATGTTACCAGCAAATAAGAGGCACGATATTGTGAATTACTGATAGCCATACAAATGACTAAATCCGTCAACAATGAAAGGACCATATTAGGTCTAAATAACAATAAAAGATTGCAGATCTAGTCTTTTAGAATTGCAAGATATACTAAATCCAGTTTCAGAGCAATGCAACAAAAGGcgaagaaaaatcaaaaaaagaaaaacagggAAGTCCTACATGTTGGTTCAAAATGAGTTAAATCATCCTTAGTAATTCCGTTGGGTACCCATAGTGTCCTGTAATGATGGAAGAGAAACCGAGTCACTAGTCAAATGGGAAGGCATTCTAACCTAATTCATCACCGAGTTGCTTTATACAAACCAGGAACATCTAGGGGCTGTTTAATTGTGGAAAACAGCCctaatttttcagaaaattattccaaagaaaaaggaaaattagaacactttttcaaatacaaaaactTAAATTGAAAAGGGAGATTTGGAAAACACAATTTTCCAAAACTGAATTAAACTTGGACAACtccaaaaatgagttttctaagTTTTCCTTATTAATTTAGAGATTTGGAGAACacggtttttcaaaaaatttaaagaaatcatctccatctccttctctgaCACAAGTTACACATATTCTAATTTTctagattggaaattagttCTCTGTACTTCTAACATTTGAACACATTTTTCAAACTTCCTATAGAAAATGGaaactagagattttatagaaaattggagataaAAAAACTAGAgatcattttccacaactaaaacAGCGCCCTATGTTCTAAGAAATTTCACCAATCTCTTTATTTGATTTCACAGTAAACCAGCTTTCAACTAATTCAAGTCAACATCCATATTTAAACCCTAACCTTGACTTCTAATAGACCTTCAAGATATGACCTTAGCCAATAACATATGAAGAGCGACCAACCATAATTGGGCTCCATCATGCATCAAATACTGAACCATGGTTCCACCTCTGTGGTGAATGAATAACCTAAGCGTTAATCAATATTTAATGCAGACAATAGATCTTCAATACATACTTCATCCTCAACATATCCATCTTCAGGCCGACACAAAGTTTGTCACTGTTCCAGGTATTAGTTTGTTGTATCACAAATTTCATGTTTTCCAAAATATTATAGATCAACTTATATCAAAATATGGTCTTTGTTCCTTTTTCCCATTTACACAAGAGAAGGAGGAACCTTTCTTTGACTAAGTAGGAAGGAGAAATTTTTTCATGCTTGAGTGAGGAAAAACCCTGTCAAACCCCTCTTTGAgtcaaatgagaaaaaaaatgttggtgcatgttTCACGCCAATGTGCCAACTAAAATGAATAGTTTCGAGAACTTCATAAAAGGACTCAGCAAAACAACACTAACATCATTAACAATGGAAACAAACGTTATTAAAATCTTACCTTCTGCAGCAGCTAATGCCTTTATTT is from Diospyros lotus cultivar Yz01 chromosome 2, ASM1463336v1, whole genome shotgun sequence and encodes:
- the LOC127795077 gene encoding uncharacterized protein LOC127795077, with product MYGGSGKLGRGGGGGRGGAAAGKRNNPHSAFHHQPPPLHRPSAAPAGRLSVGGAAAAPRNRGAMTSRPGTSAPSGVEETFSLVTGNPLNFAMIIRLAPDLVDEIKRVEAQGGTARIKFDSNANNPSGNVIDVGGKDFRFTWSHEIRDLCDIYEERQSGEDGNGLLVESGCAWRKMNVQRILDESTKNHVKKRSEEAERQQKSRKAIILEHGNPTKSQIKALAAAEANPWRKPFMKKEPEFKKRKVETHTVTIGGPPKAAFKSGLPATTPAKGRPSVSPLPSPPEHSGAPASPLGTGNHTKGHTGIEEVMPIQVNTKENSTRSEKEMPNRATSGAARVKPGSRGNLGAKPTDLQSMLISLLKENPKGMSVKALEKAIGDKIPNSVKKIEPIIKKIATFQAPGRYFLKQGVELEHLKKPLSESGSSPEYDRHRTPAPENKQDDASAATRNFEEKVPTKEFDRQAGLNPKLGEQKSPEKVDTQNHSPDIFGDKKVSDNSEGPAGSSNDSGSDSDSESDSSDSGSDSGSHSRSRSKSRSPAGSGSASSSDSETDASSNSKQGPDEDVDIMTSDDDKELKPKSEPGVSVSPIPWRTSDSVPVQNGIDEKQDANSSDVVEIEKDSPDDVQQTETAVNLISNREGEKPLRDIRPFSPGNQECPENQVYTGILFGESESTAKDGFKHEQTGSSERLSRGKSKRSSDSMRHVEKLDHAKRLKSGSLPQPKAFRGRDSFFSESPQRLSPDRVIEDPYKGNSTQMMNKTSRDGNADSDIQKGYNQGSFGKSSLDSQNSGRRPVDVIARVRVPESAERHGIHAENLGYGHGVTERNRHFNDGLPIQKDNICSEIQDENCYTKEKNMPRNSKEGAFADTHSMYLDSTFYGKHGEPPGGKLKEAGEVSNSRMGYSLKDNERIDVERSSILNGRSKILQRELSDLELGELREPLLEETPGFKKEFERKSSFKQSENRTSSSDYWNLDTSKGKLTGKTSVDSRKLSPPHSRVGVPNNLEGLSKKTPEHHTEDINRLQHHRVGKSQSQALQHLSRVDRELDAYKLADMSGKPRQNEARVSQATGIEGYGDTNRKASSSAPQQYDTKRGPISHPMKESRTQKSNMLAELSDTRKDTSLTESNEGNVKRRESSSDENSCSYSKYEKEEPELKGPIKDINQYNEYVQEFCEKYDSYCSLNKILEGYRIEFEKLGKDLAIARERDMGKYYNIVNQLKESYRQCGTRHKRLKRIFVVLHEELKHMKEMMKDFATLYSSD